From a single Methylosinus sp. H3A genomic region:
- the fdhD gene encoding formate dehydrogenase accessory sulfurtransferase FdhD yields the protein MTEDLPAASVRVPCVARRNDAASDSSRIIPEETPIAFTYGGSTHAVMMATPADLEDFSLGFALTEGLIDSVAEAGEFEIVSSEAGVELRSWLAGGRQEVYAARKRSMAGPTGCGLCGIESLEQASRPLPVLDNALRVSSTALIAAMDRLPGAQTLNRETRAVHAAGFWAPDSDALVLREDVGRHNALDKLAGALARQGVPASTGVVLMTSRISVELVQKAARIGAPIIAAVSAPTALAVRTAEKCGMTLVAVVRGRDFEIFTHPERILEQVSTHVA from the coding sequence ATGACAGAGGATCTTCCCGCCGCCAGCGTTCGCGTTCCGTGCGTCGCACGGCGCAATGACGCTGCGTCGGACAGCTCTCGCATTATCCCTGAAGAAACGCCCATCGCCTTCACTTATGGCGGCTCGACTCATGCGGTGATGATGGCGACGCCGGCCGATCTCGAGGATTTTTCTCTCGGCTTCGCGCTGACCGAGGGCCTTATCGATTCCGTCGCGGAGGCCGGCGAATTCGAGATCGTGTCGTCGGAGGCCGGCGTCGAGCTGCGCAGCTGGCTCGCCGGCGGGCGCCAGGAGGTCTATGCCGCGCGCAAGCGCTCCATGGCAGGGCCGACCGGCTGCGGCCTCTGCGGAATAGAGAGCCTCGAGCAGGCGAGCCGCCCGCTGCCGGTTCTCGACAATGCGCTGCGCGTGTCGTCGACGGCGCTCATCGCGGCCATGGATCGGCTGCCTGGCGCGCAGACTCTCAATCGCGAGACGCGCGCCGTTCACGCCGCCGGCTTCTGGGCGCCGGACTCCGACGCGCTCGTCCTGCGCGAGGATGTGGGGCGTCACAATGCGCTGGACAAACTGGCCGGCGCTCTGGCGCGCCAGGGCGTTCCTGCGTCGACCGGCGTCGTGCTGATGACGAGCCGCATCTCTGTGGAGCTCGTCCAAAAGGCCGCGCGCATCGGCGCGCCGATCATCGCCGCAGTCTCCGCGCCCACGGCTCTGGCCGTGCGTACGGCGGAAAAATGTGGCATGACATTGGTGGCGGTCGTGCGCGGCCGCGACTTCGAAATCTTCACCCACCCCGAACGCATTCTGGAACAGGTCTCGACCCATGTCGCATAA
- a CDS encoding Crp/Fnr family transcriptional regulator has translation MTSDHILYLVIAASWMQSAAAVASAYSKTMIRLRIASTIANFLGVVVGAASGNMAVLTRHVILFPLDLIRLREMRKLVASVKRAADGELKVEWLKPFMHPCNVTAGAVLFRKGEEANRAYMLIEGEIELSEMGIGLQPGTLFGEMALFTQEGVRTASARALTDCRLMSISYEEFEQLYFQNPQFGLYLIRLIVRRYQENTQQLEVVAGRRTTENVGA, from the coding sequence GTGACCAGCGATCATATTCTGTATCTGGTGATCGCGGCCTCGTGGATGCAATCGGCGGCGGCGGTGGCGTCCGCCTATTCGAAGACGATGATCCGCTTGCGGATCGCATCCACGATCGCGAATTTTCTCGGAGTGGTCGTCGGCGCGGCGAGCGGCAACATGGCCGTCTTGACCCGCCACGTCATTCTGTTTCCGCTCGACCTCATCCGTCTGCGCGAGATGCGCAAGCTGGTAGCGAGCGTCAAGCGCGCCGCAGACGGCGAGCTGAAGGTCGAATGGCTGAAGCCCTTCATGCACCCGTGCAATGTGACGGCGGGCGCGGTCTTGTTTCGCAAAGGCGAAGAGGCGAACCGCGCCTATATGCTGATCGAGGGAGAGATCGAGCTCTCGGAGATGGGAATTGGGCTGCAGCCGGGAACCCTGTTCGGGGAAATGGCCCTGTTCACCCAGGAAGGCGTGCGTACGGCGTCGGCGCGCGCTCTCACCGATTGTCGGCTGATGTCGATCTCTTATGAGGAGTTCGAGCAGCTCTATTTCCAGAACCCGCAGTTCGGACTCTATCTGATTCGGCTGATCGTTCGGCGCTACCAGGAGAACACGCAGCAACTCGAAGTCGTGGCCGGGCGCAGAACGACGGAAAACGTCGGCGCCTGA
- a CDS encoding formate dehydrogenase subunit delta produces the protein MSHNSADRLVKMANQIGQFFAAQRHSDAVAGTAEHLKKFWDPRMRAGIIAHVEHGGAGLDQVPLQAVQKLAGK, from the coding sequence ATGTCGCATAATTCGGCCGACCGGCTCGTCAAAATGGCCAATCAGATCGGCCAGTTCTTCGCCGCGCAGAGACATTCGGACGCGGTCGCCGGCACGGCCGAGCATTTGAAGAAGTTCTGGGATCCGCGCATGCGCGCCGGCATCATCGCCCATGTCGAGCATGGCGGCGCCGGCCTCGATCAGGTGCCGCTCCAGGCGGTGCAGAAGCTCGCCGGGAAGTAG
- a CDS encoding formate dehydrogenase subunit gamma: protein MSGAVPWNEARAQEIIDAHLGLEGPGLPILHAIQEEFGYVPEAAVPQIAQALNISRAEMHGVVSFYHDFRREPAGRHVLKLCRAESCQSMGSEKIAKDFLERLKLEWGQTTNDGSLTIEAVYCLGLCAHSPGALYDGEPVGRVDAELLDELAAEARNS, encoded by the coding sequence ATGTCTGGCGCTGTTCCGTGGAACGAGGCGCGGGCCCAGGAGATCATCGACGCCCATCTCGGGCTCGAGGGTCCAGGCCTGCCTATCCTGCACGCTATCCAGGAGGAATTCGGCTATGTGCCCGAGGCGGCTGTGCCGCAGATCGCGCAGGCGCTGAACATCTCCCGGGCCGAGATGCATGGCGTCGTGAGTTTCTATCACGACTTCCGCCGCGAGCCGGCCGGTCGCCATGTGCTGAAGCTGTGCCGGGCCGAGTCCTGCCAATCCATGGGATCGGAGAAGATCGCCAAGGATTTCCTCGAGCGCCTGAAGCTCGAATGGGGGCAGACGACCAATGATGGCTCGCTGACCATAGAGGCGGTCTATTGCCTCGGTCTTTGCGCTCACAGCCCCGGCGCGCTCTATGACGGAGAGCCGGTCGGACGAGTCGACGCCGAATTGTTGGACGAATTGGCGGCGGAGGCGCGCAACTCATGA
- a CDS encoding lytic murein transglycosylase produces MPAVFLLFVLTAFFGPFANAGESAAGSDLDRFLQQLWPAARDAGVSREIFDSAVAGLAPEPGLLQRPQAQAEFTISIPSYVAGAVTPARVARGRSLAGELSGPLATIEERSGVPSEIALAILGVESNFGSATGGADTLRVLATLAYAGHRGTIFSDEFVAALVMLQRGDVTRSRLRGSWAGAMGQPQFLPSAYLKYAASYAGGAAPDIWTNRLDSLASIGNFLKFSGWDPRLPWGLEVVLPKDFDYAAFDLDFAQWRALGAAPAEGGSLPASGPASLYLPAGAAGPAFLITDNFEVIRKYNTSDAYALSIGLLADRIAGRRAPVAPWPKKVAALSTADCKEMQRLLTTRGFYRGAIDGKLGRTSRNAVHAFQLSEGVQPADGFATKAVLERLRR; encoded by the coding sequence TTGCCAGCCGTTTTCCTACTCTTTGTCCTGACGGCTTTTTTCGGTCCTTTCGCCAACGCCGGGGAAAGCGCTGCCGGTTCTGATCTCGACCGTTTCCTGCAGCAATTATGGCCCGCGGCGCGCGACGCCGGCGTCTCGCGCGAGATTTTCGATTCCGCGGTCGCCGGGCTGGCGCCGGAGCCCGGATTGCTGCAGCGCCCACAGGCTCAAGCCGAGTTCACCATTTCCATTCCCTCCTATGTCGCCGGCGCGGTCACGCCGGCGCGCGTCGCGCGGGGGCGCTCGCTCGCGGGCGAGCTCTCCGGTCCGCTCGCGACGATCGAGGAGCGTAGCGGCGTGCCCTCGGAGATCGCGCTCGCCATATTGGGGGTGGAAAGCAATTTCGGTTCCGCGACCGGTGGCGCGGACACGCTGCGCGTGCTGGCGACGCTGGCCTATGCCGGCCATCGAGGCACGATCTTCTCCGATGAGTTCGTCGCCGCGCTGGTCATGCTGCAGAGAGGCGACGTCACGCGCTCGCGACTGCGCGGCTCCTGGGCCGGCGCAATGGGTCAACCGCAATTTCTCCCCTCGGCCTATCTGAAATATGCGGCGAGCTATGCTGGCGGCGCGGCGCCGGACATTTGGACGAATCGGCTCGATTCGCTCGCCTCCATCGGCAATTTTCTGAAATTCTCCGGCTGGGATCCACGCCTGCCTTGGGGCCTCGAGGTCGTGCTGCCCAAGGATTTCGACTACGCCGCCTTCGATCTCGATTTCGCGCAATGGCGCGCGCTGGGCGCGGCGCCGGCGGAGGGCGGATCGCTGCCGGCGAGCGGGCCGGCGAGCCTCTATCTGCCGGCCGGCGCGGCTGGACCGGCCTTTCTCATCACCGATAATTTCGAGGTGATCCGCAAATACAACACCTCCGACGCCTATGCGCTGTCGATCGGCCTGCTCGCCGACCGAATCGCCGGCCGACGCGCGCCCGTCGCGCCTTGGCCGAAGAAGGTCGCGGCGCTGTCGACGGCCGATTGCAAGGAGATGCAGCGCCTGCTCACCACGCGCGGCTTTTATCGCGGCGCGATCGACGGCAAGCTCGGCCGCACGAGCCGCAACGCCGTGCATGCCTTTCAGCTGAGCGAAGGCGTGCAGCCCGCCGATGGATTCGCGACGAAGGCGGTGCTGGAGCGGCTCCGACGCTGA
- the fdhF gene encoding formate dehydrogenase subunit alpha, with the protein MTLVKETDYGTPASKSEKEITLTIDGVAVTVPEGTSIMRAAMELGTEIPKLCATDSLKAFGSCRLCVVEIDGRFGTPASCTTPVLPGMSVHTQTPRLKAIRRGVMELYISDHPLDCLTCAANGDCELQTMAGAVGLRDVRYGYEGANHVFARKDGKANFEWMPKDESNPYFTYDPSKCIVCNRCVRACEETQGTFALTIDGRGFDSRVSPGMAEAFFESECVSCGACVQACPTATLTEKSVIAIGQPEHSEVTTCAYCGVGCTFKAEMRGEEIVRMVPWKDGKANHGHSCIKGRFAYGYALHKERVTSPMIRDKATDPWRVVSWEEAISFAADRFKAIQEKYGKRSVGVITSSRCSNEETYLVQKLTRAGFGNNNTDTCARVCHSPTGYGLNQAFGTSAGTQDFDSVDDTDVVLVIGANPTDAHPVFGSRMKKRLREGAKLIVVDPRRIDLVRSPHIEADYHLALKPGTNVAVVTALAHVIVKEGLVNEAFVRARCDWDEFQDWAAFVSEERNSPEEVEKLSGVPAADIRAAARLYATGGRAAIYYGLGVTEHSQGSTTVMAIANLAMATGNLGRRGVGVNPLRGQNNVQGSCDMGSFPHELPGYRHVSNDAVRQSFEQAWGVELDNEPGLRIPNMFDAAIAGEFKGLYCQGEDILQSDPDTKHVSAALSAMECVIVQDLFLNETAHYAHVFLPGASFLEKDGTFTNAERRIQRIRKVMSPKNGYGDWEITQMLAKAFGLDWNYSHPSEIMDEIARLTPTFKNVSYELLDEVGSVQWPCNDASPDGMPIMHIEGFTRGKGKFVITEYVPTDEKTGPRFPLLLTTGRILSQYNVGAQTRRTENSQWHPEDVLEIHPHDAELRGVRDGDWVRIASRAGEITLHAKVTDRVAPGVVYTTFHHPLSQANVVTTDNSDWATNCPEYKVTAVQISPSNGPTEWQEQYRELSENARRIATAAE; encoded by the coding sequence ATGACACTCGTCAAAGAAACCGATTACGGCACGCCCGCATCGAAGTCTGAGAAAGAAATCACTCTGACGATCGACGGCGTAGCGGTCACCGTGCCGGAAGGCACGTCCATCATGCGCGCCGCCATGGAGCTCGGGACCGAAATCCCCAAGCTCTGCGCCACCGACAGCCTGAAGGCCTTCGGCTCCTGCCGTCTCTGCGTCGTCGAGATCGACGGCCGTTTCGGCACGCCGGCCTCCTGCACGACGCCGGTTCTGCCGGGCATGAGCGTCCATACGCAGACCCCGCGTCTGAAGGCCATCCGCCGCGGCGTGATGGAGCTCTATATCTCCGACCATCCGCTCGACTGCCTGACTTGCGCCGCCAATGGCGATTGCGAGCTGCAGACGATGGCGGGCGCCGTCGGCCTGCGCGACGTGCGCTATGGCTATGAGGGCGCCAATCATGTGTTCGCCCGCAAGGACGGCAAGGCCAATTTCGAGTGGATGCCGAAGGACGAGTCGAATCCTTATTTCACCTATGACCCGTCCAAATGCATCGTCTGCAATCGTTGCGTTCGCGCCTGCGAGGAGACTCAAGGCACTTTCGCGCTGACGATCGACGGCCGTGGCTTCGACAGCCGCGTCTCGCCCGGCATGGCGGAAGCCTTCTTCGAGTCGGAATGCGTGTCCTGCGGCGCCTGCGTGCAGGCCTGCCCGACCGCGACGCTGACCGAGAAGTCGGTCATCGCCATCGGCCAGCCGGAACATTCGGAAGTCACCACCTGCGCCTATTGCGGCGTCGGCTGCACCTTCAAGGCGGAGATGCGCGGCGAGGAGATCGTCCGCATGGTCCCGTGGAAGGACGGCAAGGCCAATCATGGCCATAGCTGCATCAAGGGCCGCTTCGCCTATGGCTATGCGCTGCACAAGGAGCGCGTCACCTCGCCGATGATCCGCGACAAGGCGACCGATCCGTGGCGTGTCGTCTCCTGGGAGGAGGCCATCTCCTTCGCGGCCGATCGCTTCAAGGCGATTCAAGAGAAATACGGCAAGCGCTCTGTCGGCGTGATCACCTCCTCGCGTTGCTCGAATGAGGAGACCTATCTCGTCCAGAAGCTGACCCGCGCCGGCTTTGGCAACAACAACACCGACACTTGCGCGCGCGTTTGTCACTCGCCGACCGGCTATGGCCTCAATCAGGCCTTCGGCACCTCGGCCGGCACGCAGGACTTCGACTCGGTCGACGACACCGATGTGGTCCTCGTCATCGGCGCCAATCCGACCGACGCGCATCCGGTGTTCGGCTCGCGCATGAAGAAGCGCCTGCGTGAGGGCGCCAAGCTCATCGTCGTCGATCCGCGCCGCATCGATCTCGTGCGTTCGCCCCATATCGAGGCGGATTATCATCTGGCGCTGAAGCCCGGCACCAATGTCGCCGTCGTCACCGCTCTGGCGCATGTGATCGTGAAGGAAGGCCTCGTCAACGAAGCCTTCGTGCGCGCGCGTTGCGATTGGGACGAGTTCCAGGATTGGGCGGCTTTCGTCTCCGAGGAGCGCAACAGCCCCGAGGAAGTCGAGAAGCTCTCCGGCGTTCCGGCGGCGGATATTCGCGCCGCGGCGCGCCTCTACGCCACCGGCGGCCGCGCGGCCATCTATTATGGCCTCGGCGTCACCGAGCACAGCCAGGGCTCGACGACCGTCATGGCCATCGCCAATCTCGCAATGGCGACCGGCAATCTCGGCCGCCGCGGCGTCGGCGTGAACCCGCTGCGCGGACAGAACAATGTGCAGGGCTCCTGCGACATGGGCTCTTTCCCGCATGAGCTGCCCGGCTATCGCCACGTCTCCAACGACGCCGTGCGCCAGTCCTTCGAGCAGGCCTGGGGCGTCGAGCTCGACAATGAGCCGGGCCTGCGCATCCCCAATATGTTCGATGCGGCGATCGCAGGCGAATTCAAGGGGCTCTATTGCCAGGGCGAGGACATTCTCCAGTCCGATCCGGACACTAAGCATGTTTCGGCCGCTCTCTCGGCGATGGAATGCGTCATCGTGCAGGATCTCTTCCTGAACGAGACCGCGCATTACGCCCATGTGTTCCTGCCGGGCGCGAGCTTCCTCGAGAAGGACGGCACTTTCACCAACGCCGAGCGCCGCATCCAGCGTATTCGCAAGGTGATGAGCCCGAAGAACGGCTACGGCGATTGGGAGATCACCCAAATGCTCGCCAAGGCCTTCGGCCTCGACTGGAACTATTCGCATCCCAGCGAGATCATGGACGAGATCGCGCGGCTGACGCCGACGTTCAAGAATGTTTCTTATGAGCTGCTCGACGAGGTCGGCTCGGTGCAATGGCCGTGCAATGACGCATCGCCGGACGGCATGCCGATCATGCACATCGAGGGCTTCACGCGCGGCAAGGGCAAATTCGTCATCACCGAATATGTCCCGACCGACGAGAAGACCGGGCCGCGCTTCCCGCTGCTGCTGACGACGGGCCGCATCCTGTCGCAATATAATGTCGGCGCGCAGACGCGACGCACCGAGAACAGCCAGTGGCATCCGGAGGACGTGCTCGAGATCCACCCGCATGACGCCGAGCTGCGCGGCGTGCGGGATGGGGATTGGGTGCGTATCGCCAGCCGCGCCGGCGAGATCACGCTGCATGCGAAAGTCACCGACCGTGTGGCTCCGGGCGTCGTCTACACCACTTTCCATCACCCGCTCTCGCAGGCGAATGTGGTCACCACCGACAATTCGGATTGGGCGACCAATTGCCCCGAATATAAGGTGACGGCGGTGCAGATCTCGCCCTCCAACGGTCCGACCGAGTGGCAGGAGCAATATCGCGAGCTCTCCGAGAACGCCCGTCGCATCGCGACGGCCGCGGAGTAG
- a CDS encoding NADH-quinone oxidoreductase subunit NuoF, which produces MTKVYVPRDMAALAVGAKRVLAAIEKEAAARGETIQVIRNGSRGLLWLEPLVEVETPEGRIGYGNVKPSDVPSLFDAGFLKGAAHPLSIGKVDEHPYWAKQTRVTFERVGIIDPVSLDDYVAHGGGQGLAKAFEIGPAKVIEEVTKSGLRGRGGAGFPAGIKWKTVADAPADRRYVVTNADEGDSGTFADRMVMEGDPFVLIEGMTICGYAIGASKGFIYLRAEYPQCAEVLTEALEAARKAGWLGPNVRGSGFAFDIELRIGAGAYVCGEETSLLESLEGHRGIVRAKPPLPAHVGFMSRPTVVNNVLTLATAPAILAKGGEYYASLGVGRSRGTMPLQIAGNVKFGGLYETPFGLTLGEIVNDIGGGTLTGRPVRAVQCGGPLGAYVPPSLFDTPFDYEAFQKHDSLIGHGGLVVFDDTVDMAQMARFGMEFCAIESCGKCTPCRIGSTRGVETIDRIVEGVDVDANIELLSDLCHTMKFGSLCALGGFAPYPVESALRHYPEDFRKATLPAAAE; this is translated from the coding sequence ATGACCAAGGTCTATGTTCCCCGCGATATGGCCGCGTTGGCGGTCGGCGCCAAGCGTGTCCTCGCCGCGATCGAGAAAGAGGCCGCCGCGCGCGGCGAGACGATCCAGGTCATCCGCAACGGCTCGCGCGGGCTGCTCTGGCTCGAGCCGCTGGTCGAGGTCGAGACGCCGGAAGGGCGCATCGGCTATGGCAATGTGAAGCCCTCCGACGTTCCGTCGCTGTTCGACGCCGGCTTTCTGAAGGGCGCGGCGCACCCGCTCTCCATCGGCAAGGTCGACGAGCATCCCTATTGGGCCAAGCAGACGCGCGTGACCTTCGAGCGCGTCGGAATCATCGATCCGGTGAGTCTCGACGATTATGTCGCTCATGGCGGCGGGCAGGGGCTCGCCAAGGCCTTCGAGATCGGCCCGGCCAAGGTGATCGAGGAAGTGACGAAGTCCGGCCTGCGCGGCCGTGGCGGCGCGGGCTTCCCGGCCGGCATCAAATGGAAGACGGTCGCCGACGCTCCGGCCGACCGCCGTTACGTCGTCACCAACGCCGACGAGGGCGACAGCGGCACTTTCGCCGATCGCATGGTGATGGAGGGCGACCCCTTCGTCCTCATCGAGGGCATGACGATCTGCGGCTACGCCATCGGCGCGAGCAAGGGCTTCATCTATCTGCGCGCGGAATATCCGCAATGCGCCGAGGTGCTGACCGAGGCGCTGGAGGCGGCGCGCAAGGCCGGCTGGCTCGGCCCGAATGTGCGCGGCTCGGGCTTCGCCTTCGATATAGAGCTGCGCATCGGCGCGGGCGCCTATGTGTGCGGCGAGGAGACCTCGCTGCTCGAGAGCCTCGAGGGTCATCGCGGCATCGTGCGCGCCAAGCCGCCGCTACCGGCGCATGTCGGCTTCATGAGCCGGCCGACCGTCGTCAACAATGTGCTGACGCTCGCCACGGCCCCGGCCATTCTCGCCAAGGGCGGCGAATATTACGCTTCCCTAGGCGTCGGCCGCTCGCGCGGCACCATGCCGCTGCAGATCGCCGGCAATGTGAAATTCGGCGGCCTCTATGAGACGCCCTTCGGCCTGACGCTGGGCGAGATCGTCAACGACATCGGCGGCGGCACTCTGACCGGCCGTCCGGTGCGCGCCGTGCAATGCGGCGGCCCGCTCGGCGCCTATGTGCCCCCGTCGCTGTTCGACACGCCCTTCGATTATGAGGCGTTCCAGAAGCACGACAGCCTGATCGGCCATGGCGGCCTCGTCGTTTTCGACGACACCGTCGACATGGCGCAGATGGCGCGCTTCGGCATGGAGTTCTGCGCGATCGAGAGCTGTGGCAAATGCACGCCCTGCCGCATCGGCTCCACCCGCGGCGTCGAGACGATCGACAGAATCGTCGAAGGCGTCGACGTGGACGCGAATATCGAGCTTCTGTCCGATCTCTGCCACACGATGAAATTCGGATCCCTCTGCGCGCTCGGAGGTTTCGCCCCATATCCTGTCGAGAGCGCTCTTCGTCATTATCCGGAAGATTTCCGCAAAGCGACGCTTCCCGCCGCCGCCGAGTGA
- a CDS encoding LysR family transcriptional regulator — MIDKLEFFITVAKERSFSRAAELCGVTQPTLSAGIKQLEDSLGVLLVNRSSRFHSLTAEGERVLEWAKRIVADTRAMRLEVRTLKEGLGGQLKIAAIPTALTMVPALTTPFREKHPNVRFTILTSSSTEILSMLDNLEIDAGLTYLDNEPLGRVRTVPLFSERYRLLTAAENPLGNRGKVTWAEVGRIPLCLLTPDMQNRRIVERLIRDAGGEPEPALESNSVIVLFAHVKTGHWATILPEKLVDSLRVAAPLRSIPIVEPEAVHEIGLVVPHREPTIPQVAALVAEAKKLARNPGVGDL; from the coding sequence GTGATCGACAAGCTGGAATTCTTCATCACTGTCGCCAAAGAGCGCAGTTTTTCCCGCGCGGCGGAACTCTGCGGGGTGACGCAGCCTACGCTTTCGGCCGGGATCAAGCAGCTCGAGGACAGTCTCGGCGTGCTGCTCGTCAATCGTTCCTCGCGCTTCCACAGCCTCACCGCCGAGGGCGAGCGCGTGCTGGAATGGGCCAAGCGAATCGTCGCCGACACGCGGGCGATGCGCCTCGAGGTGCGGACGCTGAAGGAGGGGCTCGGCGGTCAGCTCAAGATCGCCGCCATTCCCACGGCGCTGACCATGGTGCCGGCGCTGACGACGCCTTTCCGCGAAAAGCACCCCAATGTGCGCTTCACCATTCTCACCAGCTCCTCGACCGAAATCCTGTCGATGCTGGACAATCTCGAGATCGACGCGGGCCTCACCTATCTCGACAACGAGCCTTTGGGCCGCGTGCGGACGGTGCCGTTGTTCTCCGAGCGCTATCGGCTGCTGACCGCCGCCGAAAATCCGCTCGGCAACCGTGGCAAGGTGACCTGGGCCGAGGTCGGCCGCATTCCGCTCTGCCTGCTGACGCCGGACATGCAGAATCGCCGCATCGTCGAGCGGCTGATCCGCGACGCCGGCGGCGAGCCCGAGCCCGCCCTCGAATCGAATTCGGTCATCGTCCTCTTCGCCCATGTGAAGACAGGACATTGGGCCACCATCCTACCCGAAAAGCTGGTCGACTCGCTGCGCGTCGCCGCCCCTTTGCGCTCTATTCCCATTGTCGAGCCCGAGGCCGTTCACGAGATCGGATTGGTCGTCCCGCACCGCGAGCCGACCATTCCGCAAGTGGCCGCGCTCGTGGCCGAGGCCAAGAAGCTCGCACGAAATCCGGGAGTTGGCGATTTATAG